From Candidatus Berkelbacteria bacterium, one genomic window encodes:
- a CDS encoding 2'-5' RNA ligase family protein, which yields MKIMAVWGKVLLKNEPDWLLHLRERNNNFYEYHVTLKQPCWIDESQLPKIEQQLSDCLAKFKVLDHSIELNFNKLEVDETDGIILLFARNQQLIASLQKEIVSCLANYGNYVSPESEEYEANFRPHLTLAFDLSPDEVKSVSNLIPNNPVLNGRITQLVLSAVKEINPKEATNPSNFIIYSL from the coding sequence ATGAAAATTATGGCAGTTTGGGGGAAAGTTTTGCTAAAAAATGAGCCAGACTGGCTGCTTCATTTACGTGAGCGAAATAACAATTTCTATGAGTATCATGTCACACTCAAGCAACCATGTTGGATTGATGAATCTCAATTGCCCAAGATCGAACAACAGCTTAGCGACTGTTTAGCAAAATTTAAGGTCTTGGACCATTCAATCGAACTGAACTTCAATAAACTTGAAGTGGATGAAACTGATGGGATCATCTTGCTTTTCGCTCGCAATCAACAACTCATCGCGTCGTTGCAAAAAGAAATTGTCAGTTGCCTTGCCAATTACGGCAATTACGTTTCTCCAGAATCAGAAGAATACGAGGCAAATTTCAGGCCACACCTTACCTTAGCATTTGATCTATCGCCTGATGAGGTAAAAAGTGTATCCAATCTGATTCCAAACAATCCAGTTCTCAATGGAAGGATCACCCAGCTCGTCCTCTCTGCGGTCAAGGAGATCAATCCAAAGGAAGCGACCAACCCTTCAAACTTTATCATCTACAGCTTATAA
- a CDS encoding ATP-binding cassette domain-containing protein has translation MIQLKEFTVLLNDRPCVGPISFELKQGELLAITGPNGSGKSTLLRGMLGLLETRGELWYRKKRLNRFPAQAVGYVPQRFNFRGTLPLTVREFFSLSSLSHPTSELCSELKIDQLFDRSLSVLSGGELQRVVLARALARNPELLVLDEASAGIDALGRTEIVDLLLHLLAEHNVSIITVTHDTAELRHYTRSLGKKFHDLTLDHTHH, from the coding sequence ATGATTCAGCTTAAAGAATTCACTGTCCTACTTAATGATCGCCCCTGTGTTGGCCCTATTTCATTTGAGCTCAAGCAAGGCGAGCTGTTGGCGATAACCGGTCCAAACGGCTCGGGTAAGAGCACTTTACTGCGGGGCATGCTTGGCTTGCTCGAAACACGAGGAGAGCTTTGGTATCGCAAGAAACGCCTGAACCGATTTCCAGCTCAAGCAGTTGGCTATGTGCCGCAAAGATTCAACTTTCGAGGCACATTGCCACTAACAGTGCGTGAATTTTTTTCTCTCTCATCACTTTCGCATCCCACAAGCGAACTTTGTAGTGAACTTAAGATTGATCAACTCTTCGATCGAAGCTTATCGGTACTCTCGGGCGGCGAATTGCAACGTGTTGTTCTCGCACGCGCCCTAGCTCGCAACCCAGAACTTCTCGTGCTCGATGAAGCCTCGGCAGGAATCGACGCGCTCGGCCGCACCGAAATCGTTGATCTTCTTCTTCACCTGCTCGCCGAACACAATGTCAGTATAATTACTGTCACCCACGACACCGCTGAATTGCGTCACTATACCCGCTCACTGGGAAAGAAATTCCATGATCTTACCCTTGACCACACTCATCACTGA
- the dnaG gene encoding DNA primase yields MAENQVQEIKERVDVVDFIGQYVPLKRAGNNHKGLCPFHTEKSPSFMVNQERQIFKCFGCNESGDVLTFLQKMEGLSFPEALEMLADRVGVKLDRKKAPAQYQKEKDEKTVLYRLNTAAAKFFHHLLLKHASGAVALAYLKTRKVTEETIIQFQLGYAPDKPVLATWLKKYGLDAQALRLAGSPERFRNRIIFPIRDALGNTVGFTGRSLPGDTIGPKYYNTPETPIFKKGRILYGLHEGKQAIKQTKTAILVEGQMDVVLSHQVGILTAIASSGTALTLDHLKILARYTPSLDIAFDADTVGIAAAKKAIALALEAELTVQVIQLPMEIKDAGEAIEQDPAIWQAAVQSPQPALEWLIQRSIVVAGILDGAKKKLVAREILPYINLISDLVERDHYLKLLARRMMVSEAILHDAFKRMNQKPPRSQSALPVHPQSVSQRSLEEQLVGLILFQPDLIEQIFVSPKLLVKSELASRLFQIFKTWYTAGRQSLLKTQFKPEDQKDINALLLETETLVAQGVQPKELAQEFHDRLQAKNREILKESMAVQIAEAEATGDRNRVKTLIIELQNLLAK; encoded by the coding sequence ATGGCAGAAAATCAAGTTCAGGAAATAAAAGAACGCGTTGACGTTGTTGATTTTATTGGTCAGTACGTGCCGTTGAAGCGTGCCGGCAATAATCATAAAGGCCTCTGCCCATTCCACACAGAGAAATCCCCCTCATTCATGGTCAACCAAGAGCGGCAAATTTTTAAATGTTTTGGATGCAACGAGTCCGGCGATGTGCTGACATTTTTACAAAAGATGGAAGGCTTATCTTTTCCTGAAGCTTTAGAAATGTTGGCCGATCGCGTAGGCGTGAAACTCGATCGCAAAAAAGCGCCTGCACAATACCAAAAAGAGAAAGATGAAAAGACCGTTCTCTATCGTCTCAATACTGCCGCCGCCAAGTTTTTTCATCATCTTCTCTTAAAACATGCATCTGGCGCTGTGGCGCTCGCCTACTTAAAAACTCGTAAGGTAACTGAAGAAACAATTATCCAGTTTCAACTTGGTTACGCGCCGGACAAACCAGTTCTGGCAACCTGGTTAAAAAAATACGGGCTTGACGCTCAAGCTTTGCGTCTTGCCGGGAGTCCGGAACGGTTTCGAAATAGAATCATCTTTCCGATTCGGGACGCATTAGGGAACACAGTGGGTTTTACCGGAAGGAGTCTGCCTGGTGATACGATAGGCCCCAAATATTACAATACGCCCGAAACCCCAATTTTCAAAAAAGGCCGGATTCTTTATGGTTTACATGAAGGCAAGCAAGCGATTAAGCAGACTAAAACCGCCATTCTTGTTGAAGGACAAATGGATGTGGTGCTATCGCATCAAGTGGGAATATTAACGGCGATTGCCTCTTCGGGGACGGCGCTGACACTCGATCACTTAAAAATTCTCGCGCGTTACACGCCGTCGCTTGACATTGCCTTCGATGCAGATACTGTCGGGATCGCCGCCGCGAAAAAAGCGATCGCCTTAGCCCTTGAAGCTGAACTGACTGTTCAGGTGATTCAATTGCCCATGGAGATTAAAGATGCGGGCGAGGCAATCGAGCAAGATCCGGCGATCTGGCAGGCGGCCGTGCAATCACCTCAACCCGCGCTCGAGTGGCTAATCCAACGTTCCATTGTTGTCGCCGGAATCCTCGATGGCGCCAAGAAAAAGTTAGTCGCTCGAGAAATTTTGCCTTATATTAATCTTATTAGCGATTTGGTGGAGCGCGATCATTATCTTAAACTACTTGCGCGCCGCATGATGGTATCCGAAGCAATTCTGCACGACGCTTTCAAGCGCATGAATCAAAAACCGCCTCGCTCTCAAAGCGCGCTACCTGTTCATCCTCAATCCGTCTCACAACGTTCACTTGAGGAGCAATTAGTGGGCTTAATCTTATTTCAGCCCGATCTAATTGAACAAATTTTTGTCTCACCTAAGCTTTTGGTTAAATCAGAACTAGCCAGTCGTCTGTTCCAAATTTTCAAAACCTGGTATACTGCAGGGCGACAAAGTTTGCTTAAAACCCAGTTTAAGCCTGAAGATCAAAAGGACATCAATGCTCTTCTGCTTGAAACAGAAACTCTAGTTGCCCAAGGCGTCCAGCCTAAAGAATTAGCCCAGGAATTTCATGATCGCCTTCAGGCTAAGAACCGTGAAATTTTGAAAGAATCCATGGCCGTTCAAATTGCAGAGGCCGAAGCGACAGGCGATCGAAATCGCGTCAAAACACTTATCATTGAATTACAAAACTTGTTGGCTAAATAG
- a CDS encoding phosphodiester glycosidase family protein → MPGNQLAAGMNSAPRLVEGGQNVLNEGSLDEKQRTTRSTRGALGLRGQTLYAVIAQGATISDLAEILVSLGVDSAMNIDGGGSSAMVYRGAYKVGPGRQIPNALVIIH, encoded by the coding sequence ATGCCTGGCAATCAGCTGGCGGCCGGGATGAACTCCGCACCACGCCTCGTCGAGGGTGGACAGAACGTCCTCAATGAGGGGTCGCTCGACGAGAAGCAGCGGACCACCCGGAGCACCCGCGGCGCGCTTGGCTTAAGGGGGCAGACACTCTATGCGGTGATTGCCCAGGGCGCAACGATCTCGGATTTGGCGGAGATACTGGTGTCATTGGGAGTCGACTCGGCCATGAATATCGATGGCGGCGGCTCGAGCGCAATGGTCTATCGGGGCGCATACAAAGTCGGACCGGGACGACAGATTCCGAACGCGCTGGTCATCATCCACTAG
- a CDS encoding cob(I)yrinic acid a,c-diamide adenosyltransferase: MGHLYTKTGDTGTTGILGGERVSKADYRIDALGALDEANAALGWAISTLNDQNASSLIINFKEELIRIQHELFELGAALASPFPIKPLCTRAERINELETLIDQYHGNAPSIQAFILPGGGATGAALHLARTIIRRAERRLVILQSVFSIETSILTFVNRLSDLLFASARWINAYQDVPEHVWQTKSSTDV; the protein is encoded by the coding sequence ATGGGGCATCTCTACACTAAAACTGGCGATACTGGCACAACCGGCATTTTGGGCGGCGAACGAGTAAGTAAGGCCGATTACCGCATTGATGCTTTGGGCGCGCTTGACGAAGCGAACGCGGCTCTGGGCTGGGCAATTTCAACTCTTAACGATCAAAATGCTTCATCGTTAATAATCAATTTCAAAGAAGAACTCATTCGCATTCAGCACGAGCTTTTTGAATTAGGAGCGGCGCTTGCTTCGCCATTTCCCATCAAGCCTCTGTGCACGCGCGCTGAAAGAATCAATGAACTCGAAACACTGATCGACCAGTATCACGGCAATGCGCCAAGCATCCAAGCGTTTATCTTGCCAGGCGGAGGCGCAACCGGCGCCGCCCTGCATCTCGCTCGAACAATCATTCGCCGGGCTGAACGACGCCTTGTCATTTTACAATCAGTTTTTAGTATCGAGACTAGTATTTTAACGTTCGTGAATCGACTATCAGATCTCCTGTTTGCATCAGCGCGTTGGATCAATGCCTATCAGGACGTGCCCGAACATGTCTGGCAGACTAAAAGTTCGACAGATGTATGA
- a CDS encoding phage holin family protein: MFLLLRWFINALTLILVSYLVPGFVVASTYTALIAALILGFANAIIRPILILLTLPITILTLGLFTFVINALMLWFVASFIEGFDIANFTTALVAALILWLVGWVTNTLFDVTRIK, translated from the coding sequence ATGTTCCTACTACTACGATGGTTCATTAACGCCCTGACATTGATTCTTGTCTCATACCTTGTCCCAGGCTTTGTCGTAGCCAGCACCTACACCGCTCTCATCGCAGCACTCATCCTTGGTTTCGCCAATGCAATCATTCGCCCCATCCTGATCCTGCTCACTCTACCGATCACCATTCTAACGCTTGGGCTATTTACCTTTGTTATCAACGCTCTTATGCTCTGGTTTGTGGCTTCTTTTATCGAAGGTTTCGACATCGCGAATTTCACCACTGCTCTGGTCGCCGCGCTTATTCTTTGGCTCGTTGGCTGGGTTACGAACACCCTTTTTGATGTTACTCGAATCAAATAA
- the lgt gene encoding prolipoprotein diacylglyceryl transferase: MKGRVDWRLPGIVVLGLIGFLFLREAFAGRLTLNPIALSFGTLEMHWYGLIIAGSLALAFPWAMHRARQRQIQLHDAEIVFMLAILGAILGARSVYIVQNLPYYTAHLGEILNLTTGGLSIHGALFGGLVAGALIAKKHSLPFWKLSDAAMPALLLGMILGRFGNFTNGELFGPPTNLPWKMFVPLFARPPELVDVQFFHPSFLYDAMLNAFVLILLLKSERKMRFSGELTLWFFVGISVTRFGVEFFRLGELSSIHLTSAQLISILLSLVALTLIVLTRRKAKTSL, translated from the coding sequence GTGAAGGGTAGAGTAGACTGGAGATTGCCGGGCATTGTCGTTTTAGGTTTGATTGGTTTCTTATTTCTACGAGAGGCGTTTGCGGGTCGCCTAACGCTTAATCCAATTGCTCTCTCTTTCGGCACGCTTGAGATGCATTGGTATGGATTAATTATTGCTGGGAGTCTAGCTCTTGCTTTTCCCTGGGCAATGCATCGCGCCAGACAACGTCAAATTCAGTTACACGATGCAGAAATTGTTTTTATGCTTGCCATCCTCGGCGCCATCCTCGGCGCGCGTTCAGTTTATATAGTGCAAAACTTGCCATACTACACCGCACATTTAGGAGAAATTCTAAATTTGACGACAGGCGGCCTATCTATCCACGGAGCGTTGTTTGGTGGACTAGTTGCCGGAGCTCTAATAGCCAAAAAACACTCTCTCCCGTTTTGGAAACTGTCTGACGCGGCGATGCCAGCGCTCCTCTTGGGAATGATTCTCGGTCGATTTGGTAATTTTACCAATGGAGAACTTTTTGGCCCGCCAACAAATCTACCTTGGAAAATGTTTGTCCCCCTCTTTGCTCGTCCACCCGAGTTGGTCGATGTTCAATTTTTTCATCCAAGTTTCCTCTATGATGCTATGCTTAATGCGTTCGTATTGATTTTGCTTTTGAAGAGTGAACGCAAAATGCGTTTTTCCGGCGAGCTGACGCTCTGGTTTTTTGTCGGCATTTCAGTGACGCGGTTTGGGGTTGAATTTTTTAGATTAGGCGAGTTGTCTTCTATACATCTCACGAGCGCTCAATTAATAAGCATACTCTTGAGCCTGGTTGCTTTGACGCTCATTGTACTCACTCGCCGGAAGGCGAAGACGAGTCTGTAG
- the rpoD gene encoding RNA polymerase sigma factor RpoD: protein MPKRKPIAKKPEFKLDFPEPVIKLVEKGQRHSFITYQEILQTIPEVEKNIVLLDELFDFFAKQGIEVREATRRFLAVDEKSLGKKGKGEDDLADISDDSVRMYLREIGSISLLTALDEVALAKKIEMGDLVAKKKLANANLRLVVSIAKKYIGRGLTLLDLIQEGNLGLLRAVEKFDHRKGFKFSTYATWWIRQAITRAIADQARTIRIPVHMVELINKMIRVQRQLVQDLGRAPLPEEIAAEMGMPVDKIEHILKISQETVSLEAPVGEEEDSSLGDFLQDKDSLSPEETAIYELLRGHVDEFLGYLAPREQKILKMRFGLEDGRTHTLEEVGQEFGVTRERIRQIEAKALQKLRTHRDSIKLKDYLR from the coding sequence ATGCCGAAACGTAAGCCAATTGCGAAAAAACCCGAATTCAAACTCGACTTTCCCGAGCCGGTGATCAAGCTTGTTGAAAAAGGCCAGCGCCACAGCTTTATTACTTATCAGGAAATCCTCCAGACAATTCCAGAGGTCGAGAAGAACATCGTGCTCCTCGATGAACTCTTTGATTTTTTTGCCAAGCAAGGGATCGAAGTGAGGGAGGCAACCCGGAGATTTTTGGCGGTTGACGAAAAGAGTTTGGGTAAAAAAGGTAAAGGCGAGGATGATCTAGCCGACATTTCCGACGACTCGGTGCGGATGTATTTGCGTGAAATTGGCAGTATCTCCCTCTTGACCGCGCTTGACGAAGTGGCGCTTGCTAAAAAAATCGAGATGGGCGACTTGGTCGCGAAAAAAAAGCTTGCCAATGCAAATTTACGCCTTGTAGTTTCAATTGCAAAAAAATATATCGGTCGCGGGTTGACTCTTCTGGATTTGATTCAAGAGGGTAACCTCGGCCTTTTGCGAGCAGTAGAAAAGTTCGATCATCGGAAGGGGTTTAAGTTCTCAACTTATGCCACTTGGTGGATTCGACAGGCGATCACTCGAGCGATTGCTGATCAGGCGCGGACAATTCGAATTCCAGTTCACATGGTTGAGCTCATCAATAAAATGATTCGAGTGCAAAGACAATTAGTGCAGGATTTAGGCCGCGCGCCTTTGCCGGAAGAAATTGCGGCTGAAATGGGGATGCCGGTAGATAAGATCGAACATATTCTCAAAATCAGCCAGGAAACGGTCAGTTTGGAGGCGCCAGTTGGCGAAGAGGAAGATTCAAGTTTGGGTGATTTTCTACAAGATAAGGACAGTCTCTCGCCGGAAGAGACTGCAATTTATGAACTCTTGCGCGGGCATGTTGATGAATTTTTAGGCTATCTTGCACCTCGAGAGCAAAAAATTCTCAAGATGCGTTTTGGTCTTGAGGACGGCAGGACACATACGCTTGAAGAAGTCGGTCAAGAATTCGGTGTCACGCGTGAGCGGATTCGTCAGATTGAAGCAAAAGCGCTTCAAAAACTTCGCACGCATCGCGACTCTATAAAACTCAAAGACTATCTACGCTAG
- a CDS encoding NAD(P)/FAD-dependent oxidoreductase, which produces MNTDVFDAVVIGSGAAGMAAAQEIAARGGSVALIERAHYLGGECPNFACIPTKTLLKSAELYTLIQHADQFGLGAQAVKADFRSIRAHLETIVRQTGGRHLTADKLHAQGITLVKGTARFIDAHTLDVENHRLSARQFVIATGVRPRVPLIPGLEKINYLTSHSILKLNKFPNSLIILGGGPVGIEYAQMMNAFGVDITLIQREGRILPREDAEAAQLITHQFERVGVTIVTNCLIENVASEQEIISLRGRVNGQIQEYSAEQFMLASGQEPSIDALGLEKIGVHTTDEAIVTDEHLRTTVPNIWAAGDVTGRMQYTHTAHYEGMIAGQNVAEKEKRRLDLTVVPRVVFTHLELASVGLTEAELEAKHRPHLVARADINSLGRALTDGTGEGFVKLLVDPQEGKILGSTIVSPRAGELIHEVALAMKVQADVRQIADLIHAFPTYSEAISSAAHRAVQTLKSRT; this is translated from the coding sequence ATGAATACCGATGTTTTTGATGCGGTTGTTATTGGTTCAGGCGCGGCTGGCATGGCGGCCGCGCAAGAAATTGCGGCGCGCGGCGGCAGTGTCGCTCTCATTGAACGCGCTCACTATCTAGGTGGCGAGTGTCCGAACTTTGCCTGCATTCCAACTAAAACCTTGCTGAAATCGGCTGAACTCTACACGCTTATTCAACACGCCGATCAATTTGGCCTCGGCGCACAGGCGGTTAAAGCCGACTTTAGATCGATTCGAGCCCACCTGGAAACCATAGTTCGACAAACTGGGGGACGCCACCTAACTGCTGACAAGCTTCATGCTCAAGGCATTACTCTCGTTAAGGGCACCGCTCGTTTTATCGACGCCCATACACTTGATGTTGAAAATCATCGTCTCTCGGCTCGCCAATTTGTGATTGCCACCGGCGTTCGTCCACGTGTTCCGCTCATTCCGGGTCTAGAAAAGATTAACTATCTAACTAGCCACTCAATTCTGAAACTTAATAAATTCCCTAATTCTCTCATTATCTTAGGCGGGGGGCCGGTTGGAATTGAATATGCTCAAATGATGAACGCTTTCGGAGTCGATATCACTTTAATTCAACGCGAGGGAAGAATTTTACCTCGAGAAGATGCGGAAGCGGCTCAATTGATCACTCACCAATTTGAGCGTGTTGGCGTAACCATTGTTACTAATTGTTTAATTGAAAATGTCGCCAGTGAACAGGAGATAATTAGCCTGCGCGGTCGAGTGAATGGGCAGATTCAGGAGTACTCTGCTGAACAATTTATGTTAGCGAGCGGGCAAGAACCAAGCATCGACGCATTGGGGCTTGAAAAAATTGGTGTTCATACAACCGATGAGGCAATCGTAACTGATGAGCATCTGCGCACAACGGTACCGAATATTTGGGCGGCGGGCGACGTAACGGGTCGTATGCAATACACACATACCGCCCATTACGAAGGAATGATCGCTGGTCAGAATGTGGCTGAAAAAGAAAAACGCCGCCTTGATTTAACAGTTGTGCCACGTGTCGTCTTTACTCATCTCGAACTTGCCAGTGTCGGGCTTACAGAAGCCGAACTTGAGGCGAAGCATCGTCCGCATCTTGTGGCGCGGGCTGATATTAACTCCCTCGGGCGCGCTCTGACAGATGGAACCGGTGAAGGTTTTGTAAAACTTTTAGTTGATCCGCAAGAAGGAAAAATTCTTGGCTCAACTATTGTGTCGCCACGCGCAGGAGAGCTCATTCATGAAGTGGCCCTAGCAATGAAAGTTCAGGCAGATGTCCGGCAGATTGCTGATCTTATCCACGCCTTCCCAACTTACTCTGAAGCAATCTCCTCTGCCGCGCATCGAGCCGTCCAGACATTAAAGTCACGAACGTAG
- a CDS encoding NAD(P)H-hydrate epimerase — protein sequence MPFNALTPAQFTVLERQCAQELGFSLPVLIETASFAIVEQIKQMLGKLSHQKIVVMAGAGHNGADAIATARRLAHWGSEVTILLAKNREELNVMGHDQLQMAEQFGIRIFDPGALTPPADLVIDGLIGTGLHDTPKSQVAELIQSALKLHVPILALDIPSGLDPTSGKADQPVIRADATVTLGYAKTGLMKPFAKNLVGKLLLADLSFPTSFWQRVGLTPPIFENSPLLEIPL from the coding sequence ATGCCCTTTAACGCCTTAACACCGGCACAGTTCACGGTTCTGGAACGCCAGTGTGCGCAGGAACTTGGCTTTAGCTTGCCAGTGCTGATTGAAACTGCTTCTTTTGCAATTGTCGAGCAGATAAAACAAATGTTAGGCAAACTTTCCCATCAAAAAATCGTGGTCATGGCCGGCGCGGGTCACAATGGCGCCGATGCCATCGCAACCGCTCGACGTTTGGCGCACTGGGGCAGTGAGGTCACAATTCTCTTGGCAAAAAATCGGGAGGAGTTGAATGTGATGGGGCACGACCAACTCCAGATGGCAGAACAATTCGGAATTCGTATTTTCGATCCTGGCGCCCTAACGCCACCCGCCGATCTTGTAATCGACGGTCTGATCGGGACCGGTTTGCACGACACTCCCAAAAGTCAAGTCGCAGAACTAATTCAAAGCGCCTTGAAACTGCACGTGCCAATTCTCGCGCTCGATATTCCCTCTGGTCTCGACCCAACGAGTGGCAAGGCCGATCAACCGGTCATTCGCGCCGACGCTACGGTTACTCTTGGCTATGCTAAAACCGGCCTCATGAAGCCGTTTGCTAAGAATTTGGTTGGCAAACTCCTCCTTGCCGATCTCTCCTTTCCCACCTCTTTCTGGCAACGTGTCGGCTTGACGCCACCGATTTTTGAAAACAGTCCGCTCCTTGAAATTCCACTCTAA
- a CDS encoding polysaccharide deacetylase family protein, with protein MSLAYSFLLFRNPMRRALPAPLQETGTVFSDTLNKISTTVKGVRTIPVPILTYHYIREINAKQDPAGYRLSVSPVEFARQLDALQQAGFKTVTPREFLAGKIDDQSIILSFDDGYRDFYEQVFPALTRRGLKAVIFVISGLLDDQEGRYMRSEQVTEIARAGIEIGSHSVTHTNLETIEGADLQAELLESRFTLEKLVGDRVVSVAYPSGRYDDDTLRMAEFVGYRLGVTTESGVARLADSHLTLPRINVRGGESAEDVLRKIELLKAGATDSSSPSGE; from the coding sequence GTGAGCCTCGCCTACAGCTTTTTACTCTTCAGAAATCCAATGCGACGCGCTCTGCCAGCGCCGCTTCAAGAGACTGGCACCGTTTTTTCAGATACTTTAAACAAAATTTCTACGACCGTGAAAGGTGTCAGAACTATTCCTGTTCCAATTCTTACTTATCACTACATCCGCGAAATTAACGCCAAACAAGACCCGGCCGGCTATCGTTTATCCGTGTCGCCAGTCGAGTTTGCCCGCCAACTCGATGCACTCCAACAAGCCGGTTTTAAGACCGTTACCCCGCGAGAGTTCTTAGCGGGTAAAATTGACGACCAAAGCATCATTCTATCTTTTGATGATGGCTATCGCGACTTTTACGAACAGGTCTTCCCCGCTCTCACACGACGTGGTCTAAAAGCAGTTATCTTTGTAATTTCTGGGCTTCTTGACGATCAAGAAGGACGGTACATGCGCTCCGAGCAAGTGACTGAAATTGCTCGGGCCGGAATTGAGATTGGCTCCCATTCAGTGACGCATACTAATCTTGAAACAATTGAAGGCGCCGACTTGCAGGCCGAGCTTTTAGAAAGTCGTTTTACACTCGAAAAACTGGTCGGGGATCGAGTCGTTTCAGTTGCTTACCCATCAGGTCGCTACGACGATGACACGTTACGCATGGCCGAGTTCGTGGGTTACCGTTTGGGTGTCACAACTGAATCAGGTGTTGCTCGCTTAGCGGATTCACATCTTACCTTGCCAAGAATCAACGTGCGAGGTGGCGAATCGGCTGAAGATGTTCTTAGAAAGATCGAACTCCTTAAGGCAGGCGCTACAGACTCGTCTTCGCCTTCCGGCGAGTGA
- a CDS encoding GIY-YIG nuclease family protein, whose amino-acid sequence MPSSAPPAGGAEQKIYIGETDNLTERLIAHNDHRFGTSYTARFDGSWELVHHEQVTSRQEARKREKQLKSYRGREFIRNKINNSG is encoded by the coding sequence ATTCCGAGTAGCGCCCCGCCAGCTGGCGGGGCAGAGCAAAAAATCTATATTGGTGAGACTGATAACCTTACTGAGCGATTAATTGCTCATAACGATCACCGATTCGGTACGAGTTATACAGCTCGCTTCGATGGTTCTTGGGAACTAGTACATCACGAACAAGTAACCAGTCGCCAAGAGGCACGGAAACGAGAAAAGCAATTAAAAAGTTATCGCGGTCGTGAGTTCATTAGAAACAAAATCAATAATTCAGGGTAG
- a CDS encoding metal ABC transporter permease, whose translation MILPLTTLITEPFFVRAILAGVILGVIGGVIGSFIQMRGMSFYTDTISHSAFTGVALGVLFGLDVGLSSVLFAIGVGILVLEIRKRSRLSFDTILGVLFATVAALGIFLLTFLENVRIDLFSLLFGDILALSTLDVWVIGIAGLFSLISLAKLSDQLVLEIIHPDLAQVEGVPVRRNDTIFGIVVAIMIALGIKLIGIILLSGLFLIPSATSYLIAKSLRELITGSVFVGIVAALIGPVLSAIFDTPTGPTIVLAASALFILALSLRPVLNPEHN comes from the coding sequence ATGATCTTACCCTTGACCACACTCATCACTGAACCATTTTTCGTACGAGCGATTCTAGCTGGCGTGATCCTTGGCGTGATCGGCGGCGTGATTGGAAGTTTTATTCAGATGCGCGGGATGAGCTTTTACACTGATACGATTTCTCACTCGGCCTTCACTGGTGTGGCGTTAGGTGTGCTTTTCGGATTAGATGTAGGCTTAAGTTCGGTTTTATTCGCAATCGGAGTCGGTATCTTAGTGCTTGAAATTCGCAAACGAAGCCGCCTCTCTTTCGATACAATTTTAGGTGTTTTGTTTGCAACTGTGGCGGCGCTTGGCATTTTTCTCCTAACCTTCCTTGAAAACGTTCGGATTGACCTCTTCAGTTTACTGTTTGGCGATATCCTCGCCTTATCGACTCTCGATGTTTGGGTGATCGGCATAGCGGGTTTATTTTCACTCATCAGCTTGGCAAAACTTTCCGATCAGCTCGTTCTTGAAATTATTCATCCCGACCTGGCTCAAGTTGAGGGTGTGCCGGTTCGCCGGAACGATACAATTTTCGGCATCGTGGTTGCGATTATGATCGCGCTCGGCATTAAATTGATCGGAATTATTCTGCTCTCCGGGCTTTTTCTAATTCCTTCGGCAACGAGTTATCTCATCGCTAAATCACTGCGAGAATTAATTACTGGGAGTGTCTTTGTTGGCATCGTCGCCGCCTTGATCGGGCCTGTGCTCTCCGCTATCTTCGATACGCCAACCGGACCAACGATCGTGCTGGCTGCAAGCGCACTTTTCATCTTGGCGCTAAGTCTGCGCCCCGTCCTTAATCCGGAACATAATTAA